A stretch of Rhipicephalus sanguineus isolate Rsan-2018 unplaced genomic scaffold, BIME_Rsan_1.4 Seq982, whole genome shotgun sequence DNA encodes these proteins:
- the LOC119378789 gene encoding uncharacterized protein LOC119378789 isoform X2, producing the protein MAAINANRNHYVMDYTYCFLGITSSEATSMPTFGQGDKGTAGTQLSETNSPQGEQTAQERPRNSPHDCCVEKNFQRHVLRLLNTLRFMLEQQADTLNKLCDMLPTSSVTECAELLGHPLSSLEELQEFDDKLDAGKFKILVHELAQLGGKDAYWATKRILSYCITDEVAAQFSWMGRKGKLSFSALKIAKAITGVLYNTSYFCVLHRISLPQEKQKHAHWSVFLSAARLSIL; encoded by the exons ATGGCTGCGATTAATGCTAATAGGAATCATTACGTGATGGACTACACGTATTGCTTTCTAGGAATAACCTCGAGTGAAGCAACAAGTATGCCCACATTTGGCCAGGGAGACAAAGGCACAGCAG GGACCCAGTTGTCAGAGACAAACTCGCCACAAG GTGAACAGACAGCGCAAGAACGGCCACGAAACTCGCCTCATGATTGTTGTGTAGAGAAGA ACTTCCAGCGGCATGTGCTACGACTGCTGAACACGCTTCGCTTCATGCTGGAACAGCAAGCGGACACCCTGAACAAGTTGTGCGATATGCTTCCCACTTCTTCAGTCACCGAATGCGCAGAGCTCTTAGGCCATCCGCTAAGCAGTCTTGAAGAACTACAAGAGTTCGACGACAAGCTCGATGCTGGAAAATTTAAGATCCTG GTTCATGAGTTGGCACAGCTTGGTGGGAAAGATGCCTACTGGGCAACAAAAAGAATCTTGTCATACTGCATCACAGACGAGGTTGCGGCACAATTTTCCTGGATGGGTCGAAAAGGAAAACTGAGCTTCTCCGCCTTGAAGATTGCTAAAGCCATAACAGGTGTGCTGTATAATACATCTTACTTTTGTGTTTTACACAGAATTAGCCTTCctcaggaaaaacaaaaacatgctCATTGGTCTGTTTTTTTAAGTGCTGCCCGTTTATCTATTTTGTAA
- the LOC119378789 gene encoding uncharacterized protein LOC119378789 isoform X1, with protein MAAINANRNHYVMDYTYCFLGITSSEATSMPTFGQGDKGTAGTQLSETNSPQGEQTAQERPRNSPHDCCVEKNFQRHVLRLLNTLRFMLEQQADTLNKLCDMLPTSSVTECAELLGHPLSSLEELQEFDDKLDAGKFKILVHELAQLGGKDAYWATKRILSYCITDEVAAQFSWMGRKGKLSFSALKIAKAITDAARKAPNATAADVEASIKSWLRHAPERLATRFQKSKQGQLEQAADTD; from the exons ATGGCTGCGATTAATGCTAATAGGAATCATTACGTGATGGACTACACGTATTGCTTTCTAGGAATAACCTCGAGTGAAGCAACAAGTATGCCCACATTTGGCCAGGGAGACAAAGGCACAGCAG GGACCCAGTTGTCAGAGACAAACTCGCCACAAG GTGAACAGACAGCGCAAGAACGGCCACGAAACTCGCCTCATGATTGTTGTGTAGAGAAGA ACTTCCAGCGGCATGTGCTACGACTGCTGAACACGCTTCGCTTCATGCTGGAACAGCAAGCGGACACCCTGAACAAGTTGTGCGATATGCTTCCCACTTCTTCAGTCACCGAATGCGCAGAGCTCTTAGGCCATCCGCTAAGCAGTCTTGAAGAACTACAAGAGTTCGACGACAAGCTCGATGCTGGAAAATTTAAGATCCTG GTTCATGAGTTGGCACAGCTTGGTGGGAAAGATGCCTACTGGGCAACAAAAAGAATCTTGTCATACTGCATCACAGACGAGGTTGCGGCACAATTTTCCTGGATGGGTCGAAAAGGAAAACTGAGCTTCTCCGCCTTGAAGATTGCTAAAGCCATAACAG ATGCTGCTCGCAAAGCGCCAAACGCAACCGCTGCCGACGTTGAGGCCTCTATCAAATCGTGGCTCCGACATGCCCCCGAGCGCCTTGCCACCAGGTTTCAGAAGTCAAAGCAAGGACAACTTGAGCAAGCAGCAG ATACTGACTGA
- the LOC119378789 gene encoding uncharacterized protein LOC119378789 isoform X3, which yields MPTFGQGDKGTAGTQLSETNSPQGEQTAQERPRNSPHDCCVEKNFQRHVLRLLNTLRFMLEQQADTLNKLCDMLPTSSVTECAELLGHPLSSLEELQEFDDKLDAGKFKILVHELAQLGGKDAYWATKRILSYCITDEVAAQFSWMGRKGKLSFSALKIAKAITDAARKAPNATAADVEASIKSWLRHAPERLATRFQKSKQGQLEQAADTD from the exons ATGCCCACATTTGGCCAGGGAGACAAAGGCACAGCAG GGACCCAGTTGTCAGAGACAAACTCGCCACAAG GTGAACAGACAGCGCAAGAACGGCCACGAAACTCGCCTCATGATTGTTGTGTAGAGAAGA ACTTCCAGCGGCATGTGCTACGACTGCTGAACACGCTTCGCTTCATGCTGGAACAGCAAGCGGACACCCTGAACAAGTTGTGCGATATGCTTCCCACTTCTTCAGTCACCGAATGCGCAGAGCTCTTAGGCCATCCGCTAAGCAGTCTTGAAGAACTACAAGAGTTCGACGACAAGCTCGATGCTGGAAAATTTAAGATCCTG GTTCATGAGTTGGCACAGCTTGGTGGGAAAGATGCCTACTGGGCAACAAAAAGAATCTTGTCATACTGCATCACAGACGAGGTTGCGGCACAATTTTCCTGGATGGGTCGAAAAGGAAAACTGAGCTTCTCCGCCTTGAAGATTGCTAAAGCCATAACAG ATGCTGCTCGCAAAGCGCCAAACGCAACCGCTGCCGACGTTGAGGCCTCTATCAAATCGTGGCTCCGACATGCCCCCGAGCGCCTTGCCACCAGGTTTCAGAAGTCAAAGCAAGGACAACTTGAGCAAGCAGCAG ATACTGACTGA